In Lewinellaceae bacterium, a single window of DNA contains:
- a CDS encoding SUMF1/EgtB/PvdO family nonheme iron enzyme, with the protein MKNLLKFGAILLGVAFIMSSCGSKERSATTGWKYNDTKWGGFEKLDYEGQPTGPNLVLIEGGTFNMGITEQDVTFDWNNVARRVTVSSFYLDETEVANIDYREYLYWIYRVFGESYPEVYNDALPDTLVWREELSYNEPFVETYFRHPSYDNYPVVGVSWIQANEYCKWRTDRVNEMMLIEKGIINPNTEQKDEDNFNTEAYLVGQYQGDVRKNLKDLRTGGERPVRFEDGILLPDYRLPTEAEWEYAALALQGNQTSEKDERISDRRFYPWDGNTVRYQKRDKHQGDMLANFKRGKGDYMGMAGKLNDDAHIPAPVRSFLPNDFGLFNMAGNVNEWVLDLYRPLTSSTLSDVENHDLNPYRGGKFQKMELDEDGRPVEKDSLGRLRYQYVTDEEAANRDNYKTGMVYNYLDGDKQSQAFYDYGKHTLISDKARVYKGGSWADRAFWLSPGARRFLDEDKSSRTIGFRCAMTRTGSPSGNENEGGHQFNTKRKRGKRRY; encoded by the coding sequence ATGAAAAATCTGTTGAAGTTTGGTGCTATCCTTTTGGGAGTAGCGTTTATAATGAGCTCTTGCGGCAGTAAGGAGCGGTCCGCTACGACGGGCTGGAAATACAACGATACCAAATGGGGCGGCTTCGAAAAGCTGGATTATGAAGGCCAGCCTACCGGCCCCAACCTGGTTTTGATCGAAGGCGGTACCTTTAATATGGGTATCACCGAGCAGGACGTGACCTTTGACTGGAACAACGTCGCCCGCCGCGTAACGGTCTCTTCCTTTTACCTGGATGAAACGGAAGTGGCCAACATCGATTACCGGGAATACCTCTACTGGATTTACCGCGTTTTTGGCGAATCCTATCCGGAAGTCTACAACGATGCCCTGCCGGATACCCTGGTATGGCGCGAAGAGCTTTCCTATAACGAACCTTTCGTGGAGACTTACTTCCGCCACCCGTCCTACGACAATTATCCGGTCGTCGGCGTTAGCTGGATACAGGCCAACGAGTACTGCAAGTGGCGCACCGACCGCGTGAATGAGATGATGCTCATCGAAAAGGGGATCATCAACCCCAATACGGAGCAAAAAGACGAAGACAACTTCAACACCGAGGCTTACCTCGTCGGCCAGTATCAGGGGGATGTGCGCAAGAACCTGAAAGACCTGCGCACCGGCGGCGAGCGCCCCGTCCGCTTTGAGGATGGCATCCTGCTGCCGGATTACCGGCTGCCGACGGAAGCCGAATGGGAGTACGCAGCACTGGCCCTTCAGGGCAACCAAACTTCAGAAAAGGACGAGCGGATTTCCGACCGCCGCTTCTATCCCTGGGATGGAAATACCGTCCGCTATCAAAAGCGGGACAAGCATCAGGGCGACATGCTCGCCAACTTTAAGCGCGGCAAGGGCGACTATATGGGTATGGCCGGCAAACTGAATGACGACGCTCATATCCCCGCGCCGGTTCGCTCCTTCCTGCCCAATGATTTCGGCCTCTTCAATATGGCCGGCAACGTGAACGAATGGGTGCTCGACCTCTACCGCCCGCTTACCAGCTCTACGCTCAGCGACGTGGAAAACCACGACCTGAACCCCTACCGGGGCGGCAAATTCCAGAAAATGGAGCTCGATGAAGATGGCCGGCCAGTTGAGAAGGACAGCCTCGGCCGCCTGCGCTATCAGTATGTGACCGATGAAGAAGCGGCCAACCGCGATAACTACAAGACCGGCATGGTCTACAATTACCTGGACGGCGACAAGCAGTCGCAGGCTTTTTACGATTACGGAAAACACACCCTGATCAGCGACAAGGCCCGCGTCTACAAAGGAGGTTCCTGGGCCGACCGCGCCTTCTGGCTGTCGCCGGGCGCCCGCCGTTTCCTCGACGAAGACAAGTCTTCCCGCACCATTGGTTTCCGCTGCGCCATGACCCGCACCGGATCGCCGAGCGGCAACGAAAACGAGGGGGGGCACCAGTTCAATACCAAGCGCAAACGCGGCAAGAGAAGGTATTAA
- the murF gene encoding UDP-N-acetylmuramoyl-tripeptide--D-alanyl-D-alanine ligase: MRTDELYQLYLKHSKVVIDSRQAEPGSLFFAIKGERFDGNQFAAAALAAGASFAVVDDPAAAQGDRYIVVKDSLSALQELARHHRRQFFIPVIAITGSNGKTTTKELAAAVLGSHYRLHYTRGNLNNHIGVPLTLLAMSPGIEAAIIEMGANHQGEIDFLSRIAEPSHGLITNIGKAHLEGFGGIEGVKKGKSELYRFLAETGGMAFVNRDEPFLEALAAPVKKKVFYRRSEKPSLLERDFEIKLLGTSPFVRAAFIDREEKAYRVNSRLIGAYNFNNIMTAIALGKYFKVPGEKIVQSIEGYVPGNMRSQILERGGNTFILDAYNANPSSMREAILTFATLKNRRRIAILGDMLELGDESRQEHERIAGLAAQQGFDDVVFVGPEFKAAALAHGFRHFANVAELKQWFGAQHFRDCHFLIKGSRGIRLEEVLAE, translated from the coding sequence ATGAGAACAGACGAACTCTACCAACTGTACCTTAAGCATTCGAAAGTGGTTATCGACTCCCGGCAGGCAGAACCGGGGAGCCTTTTTTTCGCGATTAAAGGAGAGCGCTTCGACGGCAACCAGTTTGCCGCCGCCGCCCTGGCTGCCGGGGCTTCCTTCGCTGTAGTCGATGACCCCGCCGCAGCGCAGGGCGATCGATATATTGTGGTGAAAGACAGCCTGTCAGCGCTCCAGGAACTGGCCCGCCATCACCGGCGGCAATTTTTCATCCCGGTGATTGCCATTACGGGCAGCAACGGCAAAACCACTACCAAAGAACTGGCGGCCGCCGTGCTGGGCAGCCACTACCGCCTGCATTATACCCGGGGCAACCTCAACAACCATATCGGCGTGCCGCTGACCCTGCTGGCCATGTCGCCGGGCATAGAGGCAGCCATCATTGAAATGGGCGCCAACCACCAGGGAGAGATCGATTTCCTGTCGCGCATCGCCGAACCGTCTCACGGCCTGATCACCAATATCGGGAAGGCCCACCTGGAGGGCTTCGGGGGGATTGAAGGCGTAAAAAAAGGCAAGTCGGAACTCTACCGCTTCTTAGCAGAGACGGGCGGCATGGCCTTCGTCAACCGGGATGAGCCTTTCCTGGAAGCCCTGGCCGCTCCGGTGAAGAAGAAGGTTTTTTACCGGCGCAGTGAAAAGCCCAGCCTTCTGGAACGGGATTTCGAGATCAAATTGCTGGGCACCAGCCCTTTCGTCCGGGCTGCCTTTATCGATAGGGAGGAAAAAGCGTACCGGGTGAACAGCCGCCTGATCGGGGCTTACAACTTCAACAACATTATGACTGCCATCGCACTGGGCAAGTATTTTAAGGTGCCTGGCGAAAAGATCGTTCAGTCCATCGAAGGGTACGTGCCCGGCAATATGCGCTCTCAGATACTGGAGCGGGGCGGCAATACCTTCATTCTGGATGCCTACAACGCCAACCCCAGCAGCATGCGGGAGGCCATCCTCACCTTCGCCACCTTGAAAAACCGCCGCCGGATTGCCATCCTCGGAGATATGCTGGAACTGGGGGATGAGAGCAGGCAGGAACACGAACGCATCGCCGGGCTGGCCGCTCAGCAAGGGTTTGACGATGTTGTCTTCGTCGGGCCGGAATTCAAAGCGGCAGCCCTGGCCCACGGCTTTCGCCACTTCGCCAATGTGGCCGAGCTGAAACAATGGTTCGGCGCCCAACACTTTCGCGACTGCCATTTTTTAATAAAGGGGTCGCGGGGCATTCGGCTGGAGGAGGTGCTGGCAGAGTAA
- a CDS encoding PorP/SprF family type IX secretion system membrane protein — MARQLLLLVLCLLFLFRLQGQDPIYSQFYAAPLQVNPAFAGTTLSPRVTANYRNEWAAYEGGYETYSVAYEQSIESLNSGIGLMVLGDDAGNGIYQTNRFVAVYGYRVQLSRSLAVRFGIEAGMIQSRLDWDRLIFPDQLDPLEGASGPGGAANPSEELPPDNLNRNLFDVGAGILVYGQRAYGGLSLKHLNSPDESLLDINNNLGVGMPLRLTLHGGVEIPLQTGNNRRSEAFISPNLLIIKQGEFAQVNGGAYFGFGKFFAGAWYRHAIGNADAAIALAGVRYGVFRFGYSFDFTVNGLTLQRTSGTHELSLTVNFDDSEGARRRKKTARYNDCFKMFQ, encoded by the coding sequence ATGGCCAGACAATTGCTACTCCTTGTTCTATGCCTGCTCTTCCTGTTCCGGCTTCAGGGGCAGGACCCCATCTACAGCCAGTTTTACGCTGCGCCCCTGCAGGTCAACCCCGCCTTTGCCGGCACGACCCTCTCGCCCCGCGTAACGGCCAACTACCGCAACGAATGGGCGGCGTACGAGGGGGGGTACGAAACTTACTCCGTGGCTTACGAACAATCTATAGAATCCCTCAACAGCGGCATCGGGCTAATGGTTCTGGGCGACGACGCCGGCAATGGCATTTACCAGACCAACCGCTTTGTTGCAGTCTATGGATACCGGGTGCAACTCAGCCGCAGCCTCGCAGTGCGCTTCGGCATTGAAGCGGGCATGATACAGTCGCGTTTGGATTGGGACCGGCTGATTTTCCCCGACCAACTGGACCCGCTCGAAGGGGCTTCCGGGCCGGGCGGGGCGGCCAACCCTTCGGAAGAGTTGCCGCCGGACAACCTCAACCGCAATTTGTTTGACGTGGGCGCCGGCATCCTGGTTTACGGCCAGCGGGCCTACGGCGGCCTTTCCTTAAAACACCTCAACAGCCCGGATGAAAGCCTGCTCGATATCAACAACAACCTGGGGGTGGGAATGCCGTTGCGCCTGACTTTGCACGGCGGCGTGGAAATCCCTCTTCAAACGGGCAATAATCGCAGATCAGAGGCGTTCATATCACCAAACCTCCTTATTATCAAACAGGGAGAGTTCGCTCAGGTCAACGGCGGCGCCTACTTCGGATTCGGAAAATTCTTTGCCGGCGCCTGGTACCGGCACGCCATCGGCAACGCCGATGCTGCCATCGCCCTGGCCGGGGTGAGGTACGGTGTTTTCAGGTTCGGGTACAGTTTCGATTTTACGGTGAACGGACTGACCCTGCAACGTACCAGCGGCACTCATGAGCTTTCGTTGACTGTAAACTTCGACGACAGCGAAGGAGCCCGGCGGCGGAAAAAAACCGCCCGTTACAACGATTGTTTTAAAATGTTTCAGTAA